A stretch of Actinomycetota bacterium DNA encodes these proteins:
- the gcvP gene encoding glycine dehydrogenase (aminomethyl-transferring), with the protein MRKRIRLCCGVKVADLISVQKSDEIFADRHIGPDGHQLTHMLDKLGYANLEELIAVAVPQGIALTEELEIPAGRSEPEVLAELRDLAGKNIVLTPMIGLGYYGTHTPGVIARNIFENPAWYTAYTPYQPEISQGRLEALLNFQTMVTDLTGLDIASASLLDESTAAAEAMTLIRRMSKSQSNIFLVDADTHPQTLAVLQTRAEPLGIDIHLIDVSTCSDEIEECFGLLVSFPASSGSVRDLRVLVTTAHAAGALVVAVTDLLALTLLTPPGEWGADIAVGSTQRFGVPIGFGGPHAGFMAVRSGLERSLPGRLVGVTKDAAGNLAYRLALQTREQHIRRDKATSNICTAQVLLAVLASMYAVYHGPNGLTRIARRTNQLASSFAGGLRDCGVATSSDFFDTVQVTLAGKANAIVAAARNAGIAVHEISADVVSISFDETSTKQTVMTLWQAIASVSGEVVAPEFGIEFETLPSHLLRGSSFLTHEVFNSHHSETDMLRYIRRLSDKDIALDRSMIPLGSCTMKLNATTEMAAVTWPEFGGIHPFAPLDTVQGYLAMIRQLETWLAEITGYDSVNLQPNAGSQGEFAGLLAIRAYHKAQGQAQRDVCLIPSSAHGTNAASAVMAGMRVVVVACDEQGNVDIADLKSKIEQNAQTLSALMITYPSTHGVYESAVQEICELIHNAGGQVYVDGANLNALVGLAKPGKFGADVSHLNLHKTFAIPHGGGGPGVGPVAVKEHLAPYLPSHPIRPEAGPLGQGYTDGGVGPVSAAPWGSASILPIAWAYIRLMGAQGLKDATSVAVVSANYLAAELSADYPVLYRGNQGLVAHECILDLRDITKESGITVDDVAKRLMDYGFHAPTMSFPVPGTLMIEPTESESLAELDRFIFAMRSIRAEIREVQSGAWQGQDNPLVNAPHTAEFVLGNWTDVYQRTVGAYPAGNIGNKYWPPVRRIDGAYGDRNLVCSCPSPEAFQVD; encoded by the coding sequence ATGCGCAAACGCATCCGTCTTTGTTGTGGAGTAAAAGTGGCTGACCTTATTTCAGTACAAAAATCAGATGAAATTTTCGCTGATCGACATATCGGTCCCGATGGACATCAGCTGACACACATGCTAGACAAGCTTGGTTATGCAAATTTAGAGGAACTAATTGCAGTTGCTGTACCCCAAGGTATTGCACTAACTGAGGAACTAGAAATTCCAGCTGGGCGATCGGAACCAGAAGTGTTAGCCGAATTGCGCGATCTCGCTGGCAAAAATATCGTGTTAACGCCAATGATCGGGCTTGGCTACTACGGAACACATACTCCAGGTGTTATCGCGCGAAACATATTCGAAAATCCAGCCTGGTACACCGCTTACACACCTTATCAACCAGAAATTTCCCAGGGACGCCTTGAGGCCTTACTCAATTTTCAGACAATGGTTACCGATTTAACGGGCTTGGACATCGCAAGTGCGTCACTTTTAGACGAATCAACGGCAGCCGCAGAAGCGATGACTTTGATTCGCCGAATGAGCAAATCACAGTCAAACATTTTCCTTGTTGATGCGGACACGCATCCACAAACTCTTGCAGTGTTGCAAACTAGAGCCGAGCCACTAGGGATAGACATTCATCTAATTGATGTGAGCACCTGTAGCGATGAAATTGAGGAGTGCTTCGGATTATTGGTAAGTTTCCCAGCAAGCAGTGGTAGCGTTCGCGACCTTCGAGTTTTAGTTACCACCGCCCATGCTGCTGGCGCTCTTGTAGTTGCAGTAACCGATCTGCTCGCTCTTACACTGCTAACGCCACCGGGAGAGTGGGGAGCGGACATCGCTGTTGGTTCCACACAGCGCTTTGGTGTCCCAATCGGCTTCGGTGGTCCACACGCTGGCTTTATGGCTGTGCGAAGTGGCCTAGAGCGCTCACTGCCTGGACGCTTGGTCGGAGTTACTAAAGATGCAGCAGGTAACTTGGCCTACCGTCTTGCTTTACAAACTCGGGAACAGCACATCCGACGTGATAAGGCAACAAGCAATATCTGCACAGCCCAGGTACTCTTAGCGGTTCTTGCCTCCATGTATGCGGTCTATCACGGCCCGAATGGATTAACTCGAATAGCCCGCAGAACAAATCAGCTGGCAAGTTCATTTGCTGGTGGTCTTCGTGACTGTGGAGTAGCAACTTCAAGTGACTTTTTTGACACGGTACAAGTAACACTGGCTGGCAAGGCCAACGCAATTGTCGCAGCGGCCCGCAACGCTGGAATTGCAGTACATGAAATTTCTGCAGATGTTGTCAGTATTAGTTTTGATGAGACCTCCACTAAACAAACGGTAATGACCCTCTGGCAAGCGATAGCGAGTGTCAGTGGGGAAGTGGTTGCCCCAGAATTTGGGATAGAGTTCGAAACCTTGCCCTCACATTTACTTCGAGGGAGCAGTTTCTTGACTCATGAAGTATTCAATTCCCATCACAGTGAAACAGACATGCTGCGCTACATCAGAAGACTGAGCGACAAGGACATTGCGCTAGATCGCTCAATGATTCCGCTTGGTTCATGCACTATGAAGTTGAACGCAACCACCGAGATGGCCGCTGTTACTTGGCCTGAGTTTGGCGGGATTCATCCCTTCGCACCACTAGATACTGTGCAGGGTTATTTAGCCATGATTCGCCAGCTCGAAACCTGGCTAGCCGAGATTACGGGCTACGACAGCGTTAATCTCCAACCAAACGCTGGCTCTCAGGGGGAGTTTGCTGGCCTGCTGGCCATTAGGGCGTATCACAAGGCGCAAGGACAAGCACAGCGCGATGTCTGTCTGATTCCAAGCAGTGCCCACGGTACGAACGCAGCCTCTGCGGTCATGGCAGGCATGCGGGTGGTCGTTGTTGCCTGTGACGAGCAAGGCAATGTAGACATAGCAGATCTCAAATCCAAAATTGAGCAGAATGCACAGACTCTTTCCGCTTTAATGATTACTTACCCGTCGACGCATGGCGTCTACGAGTCTGCGGTCCAAGAAATTTGCGAGCTCATTCATAATGCAGGCGGTCAGGTCTATGTGGATGGCGCAAACCTTAATGCGTTAGTGGGGCTAGCCAAACCCGGTAAATTTGGCGCTGATGTTTCGCACTTAAATCTGCACAAAACTTTCGCGATTCCACACGGTGGCGGGGGACCTGGGGTTGGCCCAGTGGCAGTAAAAGAGCACCTGGCACCTTATTTGCCATCGCATCCAATTCGCCCCGAGGCGGGCCCCCTAGGGCAGGGTTACACAGACGGCGGGGTAGGACCGGTCAGTGCTGCTCCTTGGGGCAGCGCCAGCATCTTGCCCATAGCCTGGGCCTACATCCGCTTAATGGGTGCTCAAGGTCTCAAAGACGCTACATCGGTGGCCGTGGTTAGTGCGAACTATCTAGCTGCCGAGCTTTCGGCGGACTACCCAGTGCTGTATCGCGGAAACCAGGGGCTAGTTGCTCATGAGTGCATCCTAGATTTGCGTGACATCACCAAGGAAAGCGGGATCACCGTTGATGATGTTGCTAAGCGCCTAATGGACTATGGATTCCATGCGCCAACTATGTCATTTCCAGTGCCAGGCACTTTGATGATTGAACCGACAGAAAGTGAATCGCTTGCAGAATTAGATCGATTCATTTTCGCCATGCGAAGTATTCGAGCGGAGATCCGAGAAGTACAAAGTGGAGCCTGGCAGGGCCAAGACAACCCTTTGGTAAATGCCCCACATACCGCTGAGTTTGTTCTGGGTAACTGGACTGATGTCTACCAGCGCACGGTTGGTGCGTATCCAGCGGGAAACATCGGAAATAAATATTGGCCGCCAGTTCGACGAATTGATGGCGCTTACGGTGACCGCAACCTGGTTTGCTCTTGTCCAAGCCCTGAGGCCTTTCAAGTCGATTAG
- the lnt gene encoding apolipoprotein N-acyltransferase, which translates to MTELRMFNFRTVFKSIFAGVILYSSFIWSSWVLVLFSLAWLYRLLIDQPLKARFWIVLSFGLGFFVPLLRWIAVLGTDAHALLVLLCLSFFIFLALTPVEANSTRGKIEFAIIWAAIELLRSNFPWGGFSWGLLSYPASSSWLAQYAKIGGSTLVAIVSVLVATNLAELWKQQTLRKLVLMLVAYLLAVVLPSPPVGDSLKVGIVQSGVVGSEVSEYLRPAEVLRRQIAQTVAHKETLREADFVLWPENSVNLTSFQDSAAFQIQNAVDVVNKPFIIGVVLQRADEAPRNLAVLWQPKLGPTASYAKKHLVPFGEYLPLRNLLASRISRFDQIPADFAAGSGGSIVEVGGHKIGLAICFEVADQDHLQQLVQGGAELLVTLSNNATYVATNQPAQQFQISRFSSLAHQRSMVIATTTGTSGVIASNGQIVSRIGHNEGAAIVSEVDLVNGKTFADRNPLRLGLILVVLAGLCYLERISQFVQRRRGAASRKDSADRVV; encoded by the coding sequence ATGACCGAGCTACGCATGTTTAATTTTCGCACGGTGTTCAAATCTATTTTTGCTGGTGTAATTCTCTATTCTTCCTTTATCTGGTCAAGCTGGGTCCTAGTTCTATTTTCCCTTGCGTGGCTATATCGGTTATTGATAGATCAGCCGCTCAAAGCCAGATTCTGGATAGTGCTCAGTTTTGGACTTGGATTCTTCGTTCCTTTGCTTCGTTGGATAGCAGTTTTAGGCACCGATGCGCATGCACTCTTGGTTTTGCTTTGTTTAAGCTTCTTCATATTCCTGGCCTTAACGCCAGTTGAAGCAAACAGCACCCGTGGAAAAATCGAATTCGCAATTATTTGGGCAGCCATTGAACTGCTGCGGAGCAATTTTCCCTGGGGTGGCTTCAGTTGGGGTCTACTTAGCTATCCCGCTAGTTCGAGCTGGCTTGCACAGTACGCAAAGATTGGCGGTAGTACGCTGGTCGCGATCGTTTCGGTATTAGTTGCTACAAACTTGGCCGAGCTCTGGAAGCAACAGACACTACGCAAATTGGTTCTAATGCTGGTGGCATACCTATTAGCAGTTGTGCTGCCTAGCCCGCCAGTGGGTGATTCGCTAAAGGTAGGGATAGTTCAGAGCGGCGTAGTTGGTTCTGAAGTCTCCGAATATTTACGCCCGGCCGAAGTGTTACGAAGGCAAATAGCGCAAACTGTCGCACACAAGGAGACCTTACGCGAGGCGGATTTTGTGCTTTGGCCAGAAAATTCAGTTAATCTCACTTCGTTTCAGGATAGTGCTGCATTCCAGATTCAAAATGCGGTAGATGTGGTCAATAAACCCTTTATCATCGGAGTGGTGCTGCAGAGAGCAGATGAAGCTCCAAGAAATCTGGCGGTTCTTTGGCAACCTAAGCTTGGACCCACTGCCTCATATGCCAAAAAGCATCTAGTTCCATTTGGTGAATACTTACCCCTGCGTAATCTTCTGGCCAGTCGAATTTCTCGTTTCGATCAAATTCCCGCAGATTTTGCTGCAGGATCAGGTGGCTCAATAGTGGAGGTTGGTGGACACAAAATAGGCTTAGCTATTTGTTTTGAAGTCGCCGATCAAGACCATCTTCAGCAATTAGTCCAAGGTGGCGCTGAGCTTCTCGTGACTCTTTCAAATAATGCAACTTACGTTGCGACCAACCAGCCGGCGCAACAATTTCAAATTTCGCGTTTTAGCTCGTTGGCCCACCAACGCAGTATGGTCATTGCCACCACAACGGGAACGTCAGGAGTAATCGCTTCAAACGGTCAAATTGTGAGCCGAATCGGCCACAATGAGGGGGCAGCAATTGTCTCTGAGGTAGACCTGGTGAACGGTAAAACCTTTGCCGATCGAAACCCGTTGCGTCTGGGACTTATTTTGGTTGTTCTTGCGGGACTTTGCTATTTAGAGAGAATTTCTCAGTTTGTCCAACGAAGAAGGGGAGCGGCAAGTCGAAAAGATAGCGCAGATAGGGTTGTCTAG
- a CDS encoding aminopeptidase P family protein — translation MISLAYDKRISRLKQAMESDDLDAVFITPSSDLRYLTGYQALPLERLTCLIVSSGQTTKLLVPRLELPAAQVHDLAQFDIELVAWDETDDPIAMLAKLTGSVSRVAVADTMWAQKALAIQSALSATTVAAGSLLSQLREVKEDAELSAIAKAGLAIDAVHDQMGNWLRAGRSERDVARDIADAIVSSGHERVDFVIVASGPNGASPHHESSDRIIEPGDPVVVDIGGTMPSGYCSDSTRMYAVGTPSAQYFASYKILQEAQSAAVDGISAGMTGAAADAIARDILTEGGLGEYFVHRTGHGLGLDTHEEPYIVASNQKPLVAGNVFSIEPGFYIPGKYGARIEDIVALTETGLVNFNNTSHDLAIL, via the coding sequence ATGATTTCTTTGGCTTATGACAAACGGATATCACGCCTGAAGCAGGCCATGGAAAGTGATGACCTCGACGCAGTTTTCATAACTCCGAGTTCTGACCTGCGGTACTTAACGGGCTATCAGGCGCTACCGCTAGAGCGACTAACCTGTTTAATAGTTTCATCTGGCCAAACAACCAAACTCCTTGTACCGCGCTTAGAACTGCCAGCGGCTCAAGTTCACGATTTAGCACAATTCGACATTGAATTAGTCGCATGGGATGAGACAGACGATCCGATCGCAATGCTGGCTAAACTCACGGGCTCAGTTTCTCGAGTGGCAGTTGCTGACACGATGTGGGCACAAAAGGCATTAGCTATCCAGAGTGCTCTTTCGGCTACGACAGTTGCGGCTGGATCATTGCTGAGCCAACTGCGTGAGGTAAAGGAAGATGCCGAGCTGTCGGCCATAGCAAAAGCAGGCTTGGCCATCGACGCAGTTCACGATCAAATGGGTAACTGGCTACGGGCGGGCAGAAGTGAACGTGACGTTGCGCGGGACATCGCGGACGCCATTGTCAGCTCGGGCCATGAACGCGTTGATTTTGTTATTGTGGCCAGTGGACCAAACGGAGCAAGCCCACACCATGAATCTTCTGACCGCATTATTGAACCAGGAGACCCAGTAGTTGTCGACATAGGTGGAACGATGCCCAGTGGCTATTGCAGCGATTCAACGCGTATGTACGCCGTGGGGACACCAAGTGCGCAATATTTTGCTAGTTACAAGATTCTGCAGGAGGCACAAAGCGCAGCAGTTGATGGGATAAGTGCGGGTATGACCGGCGCTGCAGCGGACGCAATAGCAAGAGATATTCTTACTGAAGGCGGACTGGGCGAATACTTTGTACACCGAACCGGTCATGGCCTGGGCTTAGACACTCACGAGGAGCCGTACATAGTCGCAAGTAATCAGAAACCACTGGTTGCCGGAAATGTTTTCTCAATTGAGCCAGGTTTCTATATTCCTGGCAAGTATGGAGCCAGAATCGAAGACATTGTTGCATTGACTGAGACTGGGTTAGTTAATTTCAACAACACTTCACACGACTTAGCCATTTTGTAA
- a CDS encoding 5'-3' exonuclease, which yields MVKGLYFDSATLYYRAFFAVPDSVRAPDGTPSGAVRGFLEMTSTLISQFPADHVVFAWDLDWRPQWRVDLIPSYKTHRLEPDARLGEGEEDVPDQLSAQIDAIAAILDAVGVPRLGEDGFEADDILGSLVAQHKHEADIVTGDRDLFQLVNDESKHRVISITKGIRNLVFVDDSYLLQTYGVTGSQYSAFAALRGDSSDGLPGVRGIGEKGAAALIAAHDSIPGLMAAVNEVSSGISKSHRTKLLTQIDELPNMLKVVQVRTDARVTRKLVPVSRIKDSSSLAELARDWGVSRQVNAFLVALNLPKLDSVDS from the coding sequence GTGGTGAAAGGTCTCTATTTCGATAGTGCAACGCTTTACTATCGCGCGTTCTTTGCCGTACCAGACTCTGTGCGAGCACCGGATGGAACACCGTCAGGTGCTGTCCGTGGCTTTCTAGAAATGACAAGCACTTTGATTTCTCAGTTTCCAGCAGATCATGTGGTCTTTGCCTGGGATTTAGATTGGCGACCACAGTGGCGAGTTGATTTGATACCCAGTTACAAGACACATCGCCTTGAACCTGACGCTCGGTTAGGTGAGGGCGAAGAAGATGTTCCCGATCAGTTGTCTGCTCAGATCGATGCCATCGCCGCAATTCTTGACGCTGTGGGCGTGCCACGACTCGGAGAAGATGGATTTGAGGCTGACGACATACTCGGCTCACTAGTTGCGCAGCATAAACATGAGGCCGACATTGTGACAGGAGATCGTGATCTATTTCAATTGGTGAATGATGAATCAAAGCATCGCGTGATTTCCATCACCAAAGGTATTCGAAACCTGGTCTTTGTGGACGATTCGTATCTTTTGCAAACCTACGGTGTTACAGGAAGTCAATACTCGGCTTTTGCCGCATTGCGAGGGGACTCTTCTGATGGACTGCCGGGGGTACGAGGGATAGGCGAAAAGGGCGCAGCAGCTCTAATAGCTGCGCACGACTCGATCCCTGGATTGATGGCAGCGGTCAATGAAGTCTCTAGTGGCATCAGTAAAAGTCATCGGACAAAACTCTTGACGCAGATTGACGAATTGCCCAATATGTTGAAGGTCGTTCAAGTTCGTACTGACGCAAGGGTAACGCGCAAACTTGTGCCCGTTAGCAGAATTAAGGACAGCAGCTCCCTTGCCGAGTTGGCTAGGGACTGGGGCGTTTCTCGGCAAGTAAATGCCTTTTTGGTCGCACTTAATCTGCCGAAATTGGATAGCGTTGACTCATGA
- a CDS encoding amidohydrolase, with product MSSTLIVGRSVYAPGVVGAQAVLFEEEQIVWVGDKFTAQTFKVEVDNYVEHPDAFIGPGFVDAHVHLSATGLRLLGADLSAATSWSDLALRTAKYLSASNSNRNFLFGWDESGWPDDFSQFLDALPQALRVKSFYLARIDGHSAVVNQMEDSSGPKVLSGQVRQKYWEEYSSGFDSDFYTQSITAALKKAASFGVVSVHENAGPTVSSKADFLSVLSVAKSNDLPGVVPYWASADIDEALALGAFGVAGDFSVDGSLGSRTALLTESYSDQPDTRGFAQLSVPEIAAQIVRATRRGVQAGFHAIGDLACEKVHEGFLQALTEVTPAQVRACRHRIEHLSMPTCEALELFAGLGVVASVQPSFDAYWGTKAGMYESRLGSARLAQTHPFHKMIEAGMALAFGSDSPVTQSSPWDWIRAATTHNQVESQISDRAAFNAATRGGHRAARNDAAGVIQVGHRADLAIWQVENYNSGQAATVTQSWSTDPRSGLPALPDLSEGNPECLLTVRAGRVIYDRATHV from the coding sequence ATGAGTTCCACATTGATTGTTGGGCGCAGTGTCTATGCGCCTGGAGTCGTAGGCGCTCAAGCAGTACTTTTTGAAGAGGAACAAATTGTTTGGGTTGGCGACAAGTTCACCGCTCAAACTTTCAAGGTTGAGGTAGACAACTATGTGGAACACCCCGACGCATTTATCGGTCCGGGTTTTGTCGATGCTCATGTACACCTGAGTGCCACAGGCCTGCGCTTACTTGGCGCTGACCTATCTGCAGCAACAAGTTGGTCAGACCTTGCGCTACGCACTGCGAAATATCTGTCGGCTTCAAACAGCAATCGAAATTTTCTATTCGGGTGGGACGAGTCGGGATGGCCTGATGATTTCTCCCAGTTTCTTGACGCGCTGCCGCAGGCGCTTCGAGTTAAATCCTTCTATCTGGCCCGAATAGACGGGCACTCTGCAGTAGTCAACCAAATGGAAGATAGTTCTGGTCCGAAAGTGCTCTCCGGGCAAGTGCGGCAAAAATATTGGGAAGAGTATTCGAGCGGTTTCGATTCAGATTTCTACACACAAAGCATCACGGCTGCGTTAAAAAAGGCTGCTAGTTTCGGGGTTGTGAGCGTTCACGAGAACGCTGGGCCCACTGTTAGTTCAAAAGCAGACTTCCTTTCAGTTCTGTCAGTTGCCAAATCGAACGACCTTCCTGGCGTCGTACCGTATTGGGCGTCTGCAGACATCGACGAAGCACTGGCACTAGGTGCTTTCGGGGTGGCTGGCGATTTCAGTGTAGATGGGTCACTGGGTTCAAGGACTGCACTGCTAACCGAAAGTTATTCCGATCAACCGGATACTCGTGGCTTTGCACAGTTGTCAGTACCAGAAATTGCAGCACAAATTGTTCGGGCAACCCGGCGAGGAGTTCAGGCGGGCTTTCATGCTATCGGCGATTTAGCCTGTGAAAAGGTGCACGAGGGGTTTCTGCAAGCACTCACCGAAGTTACACCAGCACAGGTTCGGGCCTGTCGCCATCGGATTGAACATTTATCGATGCCAACCTGCGAAGCGCTAGAGCTATTCGCTGGACTCGGAGTGGTGGCTAGTGTTCAGCCGTCATTCGACGCCTACTGGGGCACTAAAGCGGGCATGTATGAGAGTCGGCTTGGATCTGCTCGTTTAGCCCAAACGCACCCATTCCACAAAATGATAGAAGCGGGGATGGCACTAGCCTTCGGTTCTGATTCGCCGGTGACCCAAAGCAGTCCTTGGGATTGGATTCGGGCAGCAACTACCCATAATCAGGTCGAATCGCAGATTTCTGATCGCGCAGCGTTTAATGCCGCCACTAGGGGAGGGCATCGAGCCGCGCGAAATGACGCTGCTGGTGTTATCCAGGTAGGACACCGGGCCGATCTGGCGATTTGGCAGGTAGAAAACTACAACAGTGGGCAAGCGGCTACTGTTACCCAGAGTTGGTCAACTGATCCGCGATCTGGTTTACCTGCCCTGCCAGATTTAAGTGAAGGTAACCCTGAGTGTTTACTCACGGTTCGTGCAGGTCGGGTGATTTATGACCGAGCTACGCATGTTTAA
- a CDS encoding RNA polymerase-binding protein RbpA — protein MMDESMRGSSMSHVSYEVDRGDHVAVQLVTYTCIDGHKSTLPFAADAEEIPVTWDCACGLVAVLPGASIPEPEPIRARRSHYEIVRERRTENDLAQIFLLKLHQMHDFDQLRSA, from the coding sequence ATGATGGACGAATCAATGCGTGGCAGTTCAATGAGTCACGTTAGTTATGAAGTAGACCGTGGCGATCATGTAGCCGTACAGCTCGTGACCTACACCTGCATCGACGGGCACAAATCTACCCTGCCGTTTGCCGCGGATGCCGAAGAAATTCCAGTCACTTGGGACTGTGCGTGCGGTCTCGTGGCGGTTCTTCCTGGGGCGAGCATTCCAGAGCCTGAGCCGATTCGCGCCCGCAGGTCGCATTATGAAATCGTACGAGAGCGCCGCACCGAGAATGATTTGGCGCAAATCTTCTTGCTAAAGCTGCACCAGATGCACGACTTTGACCAGTTGCGTAGCGCCTAA
- a CDS encoding bifunctional nuclease family protein, with protein sequence MVQVEVVGVRIEFPSNQPVLILREIDSPRFLPLWIGMPEASAISMALDGVAVSRPMTHDLLLNVITDFSEKLVSVEVTELQDGVFYAVLQFSTHDAVSARPSDAVALAIRADVPIYVSDDVMATAGQFVSEQEQESDTDTELEQFREFLDQIKPEDFS encoded by the coding sequence ATGGTTCAGGTAGAAGTTGTCGGCGTTCGGATCGAGTTCCCATCTAACCAGCCAGTATTGATTTTGCGCGAGATTGATAGCCCTAGATTTCTGCCACTGTGGATCGGGATGCCCGAAGCTAGTGCAATCTCAATGGCCCTTGATGGAGTTGCGGTAAGCAGGCCGATGACGCACGATTTATTACTCAATGTAATCACCGATTTTTCTGAAAAACTGGTAAGCGTTGAGGTGACCGAACTTCAAGACGGTGTGTTTTATGCCGTCCTGCAGTTCAGCACCCATGACGCAGTAAGTGCTCGACCATCTGATGCAGTGGCTTTGGCAATTAGAGCCGATGTGCCGATTTATGTCAGTGATGACGTAATGGCCACGGCTGGACAATTCGTTTCTGAGCAGGAGCAGGAATCCGACACCGACACAGAGTTGGAGCAATTTCGCGAGTTTCTGGACCAGATCAAGCCAGAAGACTTTTCTTAG
- a CDS encoding polyprenol monophosphomannose synthase, producing MLVIIPTFNEIESLPLIVTGLREQVPAVHLLIVDDNSPDGTGELADQMANTDANIQVLHRTQKNGLGAAYLAGFAWAKANSFQVVVEMDADGSHRTADLPKLLNALVNADVVLGSRWVSGGEVVNWPLSRKILSRGGNIYTRLLLNIPLHDATGGFRAYRMSALDAMNVQTVQSQGYCFQVDLAWRAIQNHLRVVEVPITFVEREFGESKMDSRIVKEALRRVTVWGLTKRLDKILRIFRD from the coding sequence ATTCTGGTAATCATCCCTACCTTTAATGAGATTGAAAGCCTGCCCCTGATAGTTACCGGATTACGTGAGCAGGTCCCTGCAGTGCACTTACTGATCGTTGATGACAATTCGCCCGACGGCACTGGCGAATTAGCCGATCAAATGGCCAATACTGACGCCAACATTCAAGTACTGCATCGAACCCAAAAGAATGGACTCGGTGCTGCCTATTTGGCCGGTTTTGCGTGGGCAAAAGCAAACAGTTTTCAAGTGGTAGTCGAAATGGATGCAGACGGCTCGCACCGCACCGCTGATTTACCAAAATTGCTTAATGCATTAGTTAACGCAGATGTGGTGCTTGGCTCACGCTGGGTTAGTGGTGGGGAAGTGGTGAATTGGCCGCTAAGTAGAAAGATTTTGTCTCGGGGTGGAAACATTTACACCAGACTACTTCTCAACATTCCCCTGCACGATGCAACCGGCGGTTTCCGAGCGTATCGAATGTCCGCACTTGATGCGATGAATGTTCAAACAGTTCAGAGTCAGGGATATTGCTTCCAAGTTGATTTAGCTTGGCGTGCGATACAAAACCACCTGCGCGTTGTTGAAGTCCCAATCACTTTCGTCGAACGCGAATTCGGCGAAAGCAAGATGGACTCCCGAATTGTCAAAGAGGCACTACGCCGGGTTACGGTATGGGGTTTGACAAAACGCCTGGACAAAATTTTGCGAATTTTTCGCGATTAG
- a CDS encoding MerR family transcriptional regulator, with translation MTEFEGTAPESIADEVARAQAQIVAEEQGLFADQTPISELSQLGFRGPVAAGVVGITYRQLDYWARTGLVEPTVRPATGSGTSRLYGFRDILELKVVKRLLDAGVSLQQIRTAIEYLRTRGIGDLTQITLMSDGVSVYACMSADEIIDLLAHGQAVFGIAIGGVWREVAGSLSHLPSERTVLEAPMSNATDELSLRRKAREGA, from the coding sequence ATGACCGAATTTGAGGGTACTGCACCCGAATCGATCGCTGATGAAGTAGCAAGAGCCCAGGCGCAAATTGTTGCCGAAGAGCAGGGTTTATTCGCTGACCAAACTCCAATTTCAGAGCTTTCGCAATTGGGTTTCCGTGGTCCGGTAGCCGCCGGGGTAGTCGGGATTACGTATCGGCAGCTTGACTACTGGGCTCGCACGGGTCTGGTTGAACCTACAGTTAGGCCAGCCACGGGTTCAGGTACTTCAAGACTCTACGGTTTTCGCGACATCTTGGAACTCAAAGTGGTCAAGCGCCTGCTTGACGCCGGCGTATCACTGCAGCAGATCCGGACCGCCATTGAATACTTGAGAACTCGCGGAATAGGAGATCTCACCCAAATTACTCTTATGAGTGATGGAGTCAGCGTCTATGCCTGTATGTCCGCAGACGAAATTATTGACCTCTTGGCACATGGGCAGGCGGTTTTTGGGATTGCGATAGGCGGTGTCTGGCGTGAAGTCGCCGGAAGCTTAAGTCATCTACCGAGCGAGCGAACTGTCCTGGAAGCACCAATGTCTAACGCAACCGACGAGCTATCTCTGCGTCGTAAGGCACGCGAAGGAGCCTAA